Proteins co-encoded in one Sus scrofa isolate TJ Tabasco breed Duroc chromosome 14, Sscrofa11.1, whole genome shotgun sequence genomic window:
- the ZNF22 gene encoding zinc finger protein 22 — protein MRFGKPKGGISRSSSQGKAYENQHKTGRQRQKWGVTVRFDSGLSRLRRSLDEKPYKCTECEKSFSQSSTLFQHQKIHTGKKSHKCADCGKSFFQSSNLIQHRRIHTGEKPYKCDECGERFKQSSNLIQHQRIHTGEKPYQCDECGRCFSQSSHLIQHQRTHTGEKPYQCGECGKCFSQSSHLRQHMKVHKEEKPRKTRGKNIRAKAHLVSSWKAGKGRKSVARLR, from the coding sequence ATGCGGTTTGGAAAACCTAAGGGAGGTATTTCTCGGAGCTCAAGCCAAGGAAAAGCCTATGAGAACCAGCACAAAACAGGCCGACAGCGAcagaaatggggagtgactgttCGGTTTGACTCTGGCTTGAGTAGACTGAGAAGAAGCTTGGACGAGAAGCCTTATAAATGTACTGAATGTGAAAAGAGTTTCAGTCAGAGCTCAACTCTTTTTCAACACCAGAAGATCCATACTGGAAAGAAATCCCATAAATGTGCAGATTGTGGAAAAAGTTTCTTTCAGAGTTCAAATCTGATTCAGCATCGACGGATCCATACTGGGGAAAAGCCCTATAAATGTGATGAGTGTGGAGAAAGGTTTAAACAGAGCTCAAATCTTATTCAGCACCAGAGAATCCATACTGGAGAAAAGCCCTATCAGTGTGATGAGTGTGGCCGATGTTTCAGCCAGAGTTCCCACCTCATTCAACATCAGAGAACCCACACAGGGGAGAAACCCTACCAGTGCGGTGAATGCGGCAAATGCTTCAGCCAGAGCTCTCATCTTAGGCAGCACATGAAGGTGCACAAAGAAGAGAAGCCACGTAAAACCCGGGGCAAAAATATTAGGGCGAAAGCTCACTTAGTATCATCTTGGAAAGCTGGTAAAGGAAGGAAGTCAGTGGCTCGTCTCCGCTAA